One Candidatus Binataceae bacterium genomic region harbors:
- a CDS encoding CoA transferase, whose product MASQRMLEGFRVLDFTQVLAGPTTTRYLREMGAEVIKVEFAPKGDIARAVPLIREGRSGYYVQQNLGKKSLCLDLKSPAAAEIIRALIPKIDIIVENYAPGVISRLGFGYDAVKALNPKIIMCSISTFGQNGPLANRPGYDFIGCAYSGVLSMIGERDGAPSIPAVGLGDISTGVHALSAILAAIIHRERTGEGQYLETSLLDCYFSYHDLPVHAVSMSHGEVSPRRNGAHHYAMAPLGIFNGKRHPILIMAGTEHQFPYLCRAMGRAEWVSDPRFCNNTARMANAVELRRLIQEWIDAMPSDDDVYRLFEEHRVPFAEVLSTEEAMAHPHLREREIVRNIDDPILGQLVVPGFPLRFSGYGRHPNTQAPTLGQHNQSILSEYLGYSPERIAALEREGVLHRGER is encoded by the coding sequence ATGGCATCGCAGCGCATGCTCGAAGGCTTCCGCGTGCTCGACTTCACCCAGGTGCTGGCGGGGCCAACCACGACTCGCTATCTGCGCGAGATGGGCGCCGAGGTAATCAAGGTCGAGTTTGCGCCCAAGGGCGATATCGCACGCGCCGTGCCTCTCATCCGCGAGGGCCGAAGCGGCTACTACGTGCAGCAGAATCTTGGGAAGAAGAGTCTCTGTCTCGATCTCAAAAGTCCGGCGGCTGCTGAGATCATTCGTGCTCTGATTCCCAAGATCGACATTATTGTCGAGAACTACGCGCCCGGTGTGATCTCACGGCTCGGCTTCGGCTACGACGCGGTCAAAGCGCTGAATCCAAAAATTATCATGTGCTCGATTTCGACCTTCGGGCAGAATGGCCCGCTCGCGAATCGTCCCGGCTATGATTTCATCGGGTGTGCATATTCAGGCGTGCTCAGCATGATCGGCGAGCGCGACGGCGCGCCGTCCATTCCGGCGGTCGGGCTCGGCGATATATCGACGGGCGTGCACGCGCTATCGGCGATCCTGGCGGCAATCATTCATCGCGAGCGCACGGGCGAGGGTCAATACCTCGAGACCTCGCTGCTGGATTGTTACTTCAGCTACCACGATCTACCGGTGCACGCGGTGAGTATGAGCCATGGAGAGGTGTCGCCGCGTCGCAACGGAGCGCACCACTACGCGATGGCGCCCCTCGGAATCTTCAACGGCAAGCGTCATCCGATTCTGATCATGGCGGGCACCGAGCATCAGTTTCCTTATCTGTGCCGCGCGATGGGCCGAGCGGAGTGGGTTAGCGATCCGCGCTTCTGCAACAACACGGCGCGGATGGCGAATGCTGTTGAGCTCAGGCGCCTCATCCAGGAATGGATCGACGCGATGCCGTCGGACGACGACGTCTATCGGCTTTTCGAGGAGCACCGGGTCCCGTTCGCTGAGGTGCTGTCGACGGAAGAGGCGATGGCGCATCCACATCTGCGCGAGCGCGAGATCGTACGGAACATCGACGATCCCATCCTGGGACAATTGGTCGTGCCGGGATTTCCGTTGCGATTTTCCGGCTACGGCCGTCACCCAAACACGCAAGCCCCAACCCTCGGGCAGCATAATCAGTCAATACTAAGTGAGTATCTAGGATACTCACCCGAACGAATCGCGGCGCTGGAGCGCGAAGGTGTACTGCATCGCGGCGAGAGATGA
- a CDS encoding LLM class flavin-dependent oxidoreductase, which translates to MKTIWFHMQGYRDLPDDFRDRYESIWVDPPNDELCHSPEVAKYLHWNLDELEMADDLGFDGLGLNEHHQNGYGFPISPNLIASVLARRKSDAALVVLGNTIPLYNPPIRVAEEFALLDCLSGGRLVAGLPVGSPMDTTGCYGIPPTQVRPRYYEAHDLIKQAWTRPGPFAFNGRFTKLRYVNPWPKPLQKPHPPIWLAGGGSVETWKFATDNDYTYSYLSFMGHKYAKVLMDGYWDSVEKAGMDDNPYRAGFAQLVVVADTDAEAERIYLKHLRNFYSKSLYVAPHFGNVPGFMTKRSFEFQLKHRGASAFNFDFKPHEATWAQLVENSRMVIGGSPATVADQIEEAVRNIRVGHLMVILQIQSMDPELTAYSSGLFAEKVLPKIKGIWDKEGYADRWWPQGATRNQPRTTQKSPAQAERAKVQA; encoded by the coding sequence ATGAAAACGATCTGGTTCCATATGCAAGGCTATCGCGACCTGCCCGACGATTTTCGCGACCGTTACGAGAGCATCTGGGTCGATCCGCCCAACGACGAGCTTTGCCATTCGCCCGAAGTCGCAAAGTATCTGCATTGGAATCTCGACGAGCTCGAGATGGCCGACGATCTCGGCTTCGATGGGCTCGGTCTCAATGAGCATCATCAGAACGGGTACGGCTTTCCGATTTCGCCCAACCTGATCGCGTCGGTGCTCGCACGGCGCAAGTCCGATGCGGCTCTCGTCGTGCTCGGCAACACGATTCCGCTTTACAACCCCCCGATTCGCGTTGCCGAGGAGTTCGCGCTGCTCGATTGCCTGAGCGGCGGCCGCCTCGTCGCCGGATTGCCGGTTGGATCGCCGATGGATACGACGGGCTGCTACGGAATCCCGCCGACGCAGGTGCGGCCGCGATACTACGAGGCGCACGATCTCATCAAGCAGGCATGGACGCGGCCCGGCCCGTTTGCGTTCAACGGCCGATTCACAAAATTGCGGTACGTCAATCCGTGGCCCAAGCCGCTGCAGAAACCGCATCCGCCGATCTGGCTCGCGGGCGGAGGATCCGTCGAGACCTGGAAGTTCGCGACCGATAACGACTACACCTACAGTTATCTCAGCTTCATGGGTCACAAGTACGCGAAGGTCCTGATGGACGGGTACTGGGACTCGGTTGAAAAGGCGGGGATGGACGACAATCCGTATCGCGCCGGATTCGCTCAACTGGTTGTGGTGGCGGATACCGATGCGGAAGCGGAGCGCATCTACCTGAAGCATCTGCGCAATTTCTATTCGAAGTCGCTGTACGTGGCGCCGCATTTCGGCAACGTGCCGGGCTTCATGACCAAGCGCAGCTTCGAATTTCAGCTGAAGCATCGCGGCGCGAGCGCGTTCAATTTCGACTTCAAGCCGCACGAGGCGACGTGGGCGCAGCTGGTTGAGAACTCGCGCATGGTCATCGGCGGCAGCCCCGCGACCGTCGCGGATCAGATCGAAGAAGCGGTGCGTAATATCCGCGTCGGCCATCTGATGGTCATCCTGCAAATCCAGTCGATGGATCCCGAGCTGACCGCATACAGCTCCGGCCTCTTTGCGGAGAAGGTGCTGCCGAAGATCAAGGGCATTTGGGACAAGGAGGGCTATGCCGATCGATGGTGGCCGCAGGGCGCGACGCGCAATCAGCCGCGCACGACCCAAAAGTCACCGGCACAAGCTGAGCGCGCAAAGGTGCAAGCATGA
- a CDS encoding alpha/beta fold hydrolase produces the protein MNTELTQHIAMPGGFAANPVLVKGYGAPVVYLHGPFGQEWDGFLDDLAAHRRVYAPSHAGAEETEDLDQLDGIPDLLLYYDDLFDRLGLEKVDLVGHSFGGMVAAEYAATFRDRVGKLVLIDPMGLWRDEAPVADHLLVAPQKLVKLLFSDPAKSEVAAKLAMPSEQDAMDAAIVRRFGALASTSHFIHPIPERGLKRRLRRIKADTLIVWGAKDALVPPAYANDFAKLVPGAKVQLIVNAGHFPQVEQRQEVSDEVIRFLS, from the coding sequence ATGAATACGGAACTGACGCAGCATATAGCGATGCCGGGCGGATTCGCCGCGAACCCGGTGCTGGTCAAGGGATACGGCGCGCCGGTCGTTTATCTTCATGGCCCGTTCGGGCAGGAGTGGGACGGCTTCCTCGACGATCTCGCGGCGCATCGGCGCGTTTACGCTCCGTCGCACGCGGGCGCCGAGGAGACCGAGGACCTCGATCAGCTCGATGGAATTCCGGACCTGCTGCTTTACTACGATGACCTCTTCGATCGCCTCGGTTTGGAAAAAGTCGATCTCGTCGGGCATTCGTTCGGCGGGATGGTCGCCGCCGAGTATGCGGCCACGTTTCGCGATCGCGTCGGCAAGCTCGTGCTGATCGATCCGATGGGACTCTGGCGCGACGAGGCTCCCGTCGCAGACCATCTGCTGGTTGCACCGCAGAAGCTGGTGAAGCTGCTGTTCAGCGATCCTGCGAAATCGGAAGTTGCGGCCAAGCTGGCGATGCCGTCGGAGCAGGACGCGATGGACGCGGCGATCGTACGGCGCTTTGGCGCGCTCGCAAGCACCTCGCATTTCATCCATCCGATACCGGAGCGCGGGTTGAAGCGCCGCCTGCGCCGCATCAAGGCCGACACCCTGATCGTATGGGGCGCCAAGGATGCGCTCGTGCCGCCGGCCTATGCCAACGACTTCGCCAAGCTGGTTCCAGGCGCCAAGGTTCAACTGATTGTTAACGCCGGCCACTTCCCGCAGGTCGAGCAGCGCCAGGAAGTTTCCGACGAGGTGATTCGATTCCTGTCCTGA
- a CDS encoding alpha/beta hydrolase-fold protein produces the protein MESSRVEVSKVQVDFAPKGVPYGVILPPGYERSGPMPLCLVLHGGGGNHQNMIDSKALFDDLWANKAIPPMVFASASTSPLGFYLDHADGSASWERFIALDFIAHLRRTYNLRADRDSTVISGVSMGGHGSLRIAFRHPEQFAAVAALEPALDPALRVDEVGERNRFFYPLVMDAGGDHTADKLIGKNRDAALFDANNPANLAIANADAIRASGLAIFVEAADQDVFNLHDGAEFLHRVLWDLDIAHEYRVARGADHVGPTLGPRMRAAYSWVGSILTAPKGQEDEPTAEERAWVEFMESGLRGTPPVIDAASPAMIRAYRRWLASARERTTKIDSTTNRRYGVLPFKKS, from the coding sequence ATGGAAAGTTCGCGCGTCGAAGTATCGAAGGTGCAAGTCGACTTCGCGCCCAAGGGCGTGCCTTACGGCGTCATTCTGCCTCCCGGCTACGAGAGGAGCGGTCCGATGCCGCTGTGCCTCGTGCTGCATGGCGGCGGCGGGAATCATCAGAACATGATCGATTCTAAGGCTCTGTTCGACGATTTGTGGGCGAACAAAGCGATACCGCCGATGGTGTTCGCGTCCGCCAGCACTAGCCCGCTCGGATTTTACCTGGATCATGCTGACGGCAGCGCGAGCTGGGAGCGCTTCATCGCGCTGGATTTCATCGCGCATCTGCGCCGCACCTACAATCTTCGCGCCGATCGCGATTCGACCGTGATCAGCGGCGTCTCGATGGGCGGCCATGGCAGTTTGAGAATTGCCTTCCGGCATCCAGAACAGTTTGCGGCTGTCGCGGCGCTCGAGCCGGCGCTCGATCCCGCGCTGCGCGTCGATGAGGTCGGAGAGCGCAACCGCTTCTTCTATCCTCTTGTAATGGATGCGGGCGGCGATCACACCGCTGACAAGTTGATCGGCAAAAATCGCGACGCGGCGCTCTTCGATGCGAACAATCCGGCGAATCTCGCGATCGCCAACGCGGACGCGATCCGCGCGAGCGGTCTTGCGATCTTCGTCGAGGCCGCCGACCAGGACGTGTTCAATCTGCACGACGGCGCCGAGTTTCTACATCGCGTGCTGTGGGACCTCGATATTGCACACGAGTACCGCGTCGCCCGCGGCGCCGATCACGTCGGGCCGACGCTGGGACCGCGGATGCGCGCCGCGTATTCGTGGGTGGGATCGATCCTGACGGCGCCGAAGGGTCAGGAAGATGAGCCCACCGCGGAGGAGCGCGCCTGGGTTGAATTCATGGAAAGCGGATTGAGGGGCACTCCGCCGGTTATCGATGCGGCAAGTCCCGCGATGATTCGCGCGTACCGGCGATGGCTCGCATCGGCCAGAGAACGGACTACCAAAATCGATTCAACCACGAATCGACGCTATGGCGTTCTGCCGTTCAAGAAGTCTTAG
- a CDS encoding acyl-CoA dehydrogenase family protein — MNVKPIPTLDPRINEIRELTARIVNREILPNEGKLWADWRRGANDEQRQASRELRESIKQKVKEAGLWAPHLPPEYGGAGLHFLEHAYMNEVLAYSLGAASLFGVVAPNSGNQQILLKYGTAEQKEKWLVPLTEGKMESGFSMTEPDSAGSDPRSIKTTARRDGDEWVINGHKWFTSNGFRADFLIVMCRTEGVGKDNGRMTQIIVPKNTPGLKIVRGVEVWGRQSDHCEILYEDVRVPLTNALGHAGSGHQAAQDRLGAGRIYHCMNSVGQMWRAFDLMVERATMREVHGGKLETKQFIQGFIADSYIDIQSARLMTIHCAEKMDGGGDPRTDISAIKIFVPAAFERVVDRAIQVWGAAGVSGDLPLSGMFQGARTLRIADGPDEVHKILIAKNVLSRYHNGESWDFGN, encoded by the coding sequence ATGAACGTTAAACCAATCCCGACGCTGGACCCGCGCATCAATGAGATCCGCGAGCTCACTGCGCGAATCGTCAACCGCGAAATCCTGCCCAACGAGGGCAAGCTGTGGGCCGACTGGCGCCGCGGCGCGAATGACGAGCAGCGCCAGGCCTCGCGCGAGCTGCGCGAATCGATCAAGCAGAAGGTGAAGGAGGCGGGACTGTGGGCGCCTCATCTGCCGCCCGAGTACGGCGGCGCGGGTCTGCATTTTCTCGAGCACGCCTACATGAATGAGGTGCTCGCCTACAGCCTCGGCGCGGCGAGCCTGTTTGGCGTGGTCGCGCCCAACTCGGGCAACCAGCAGATTCTCCTCAAGTACGGCACCGCGGAGCAGAAGGAAAAATGGCTGGTGCCGCTCACCGAAGGGAAGATGGAATCGGGATTCTCGATGACCGAGCCCGATTCCGCCGGCTCCGACCCGCGATCGATTAAGACCACGGCGCGGCGCGACGGTGACGAGTGGGTGATCAACGGTCACAAGTGGTTTACATCGAACGGCTTTCGCGCCGATTTTCTGATCGTGATGTGCCGCACCGAGGGCGTCGGAAAAGACAACGGGCGCATGACGCAGATTATCGTGCCCAAGAACACGCCGGGCCTGAAAATCGTGCGCGGCGTCGAGGTCTGGGGCCGCCAGAGCGATCACTGCGAGATCCTATACGAGGATGTGCGCGTCCCCCTGACCAATGCCCTCGGCCACGCGGGCTCGGGCCATCAGGCGGCGCAGGATCGCCTCGGCGCGGGGCGCATCTACCACTGCATGAACTCCGTCGGGCAGATGTGGCGGGCATTCGATCTGATGGTCGAGCGGGCGACGATGCGCGAGGTGCACGGCGGCAAGCTCGAGACCAAGCAGTTCATCCAGGGCTTCATTGCCGATTCGTATATTGACATCCAGTCAGCGCGGCTCATGACGATTCATTGCGCGGAGAAGATGGACGGCGGCGGTGATCCGCGCACCGATATCTCCGCGATCAAGATCTTTGTGCCGGCGGCGTTCGAGCGCGTAGTCGATCGCGCGATCCAGGTCTGGGGCGCCGCGGGAGTCTCGGGCGACCTGCCGCTCTCGGGTATGTTCCAGGGCGCACGGACGCTGCGCATCGCGGACGGTCCCGACGAAGTCCACAAGATCCTGATCGCGAAGAACGTGCTCAGCCGCTATCACAACGGCGAGAGCTGGGACTTCGGCAACTGA
- a CDS encoding thiamine pyrophosphate-binding protein, with the protein MGTLRGEQIIAQAFKREGVDTIFFMMGGPTGGTAGACLDLGMQGIYVRHEQAAAMMAHAYARVTGKPGICIAPMGPGVANLVTGLGNAWADASPVIAIGGAAPMRGTTLDTFQEMDQIPMMRPIVKAAYRIDLGYRIPEYISIAFREALDGKRGPVYLDLPGDILSGKVEEDKVHWVDAPYRTDARPAGDPKSIRSAVALLAKARKPLVLTGSGVLWSQAESTLQKFVEATGIPFFTTPQGRGVIAEDHPRSFPGARSTAFREADVVLVIGARANSMLSFLRPPRFSADAKFINVNLDGKEIGHNRAAEIGIIGDARLVLEQLIDESAGKFDSKNESEWVAQLAVKHRSNLERSAPLLHSNAVPIHPLRLCNEVKNVISRDTILVVDGHEILNFARQSIPIFQARCSLNAGPHGCMGVGIPFGIGAKAARPNQPVVVLSGDGAFGWNGMEMDTAIRHQLPIVVVVSNNGGFTSRKTGGTVGRDLGFQRYDKLVEALGGYGEFVEQPDAIRPAIERAIKSGKPALVNVCTDPDAQASTDMGFAGY; encoded by the coding sequence ATGGGAACACTACGCGGCGAACAGATCATTGCGCAGGCGTTCAAGCGTGAAGGAGTCGATACGATCTTCTTCATGATGGGCGGGCCGACCGGCGGCACGGCCGGCGCGTGCCTCGACCTCGGCATGCAGGGCATCTACGTGCGCCACGAGCAGGCGGCCGCGATGATGGCGCACGCGTATGCGCGCGTCACAGGCAAGCCCGGCATCTGTATCGCGCCGATGGGGCCGGGCGTCGCGAACCTCGTGACGGGACTCGGTAATGCGTGGGCCGATGCGTCGCCGGTTATCGCGATTGGCGGCGCGGCGCCGATGCGCGGCACGACGCTCGATACGTTCCAGGAGATGGATCAAATCCCGATGATGCGGCCGATCGTGAAGGCTGCGTACCGCATCGATCTCGGCTATCGCATTCCCGAATACATCAGTATCGCGTTTCGTGAGGCGCTCGACGGCAAGCGCGGCCCGGTTTACCTCGATCTGCCGGGCGACATCCTGTCGGGCAAAGTCGAGGAAGATAAAGTCCACTGGGTCGATGCGCCATATCGCACCGATGCGCGGCCGGCGGGCGATCCCAAGTCGATACGCAGCGCGGTCGCACTATTAGCCAAAGCCCGTAAACCTCTAGTGCTCACTGGAAGTGGAGTGCTGTGGTCGCAGGCCGAGAGCACTTTGCAGAAGTTCGTCGAGGCGACCGGGATTCCATTCTTCACGACGCCGCAGGGCCGTGGCGTGATCGCCGAGGATCATCCGCGGTCGTTCCCGGGTGCGCGATCGACCGCATTTCGCGAGGCTGACGTGGTGCTGGTCATCGGCGCGCGGGCCAATTCGATGCTGTCGTTTCTGCGACCGCCGCGTTTCTCGGCGGACGCAAAGTTCATCAACGTGAATCTCGACGGTAAGGAAATCGGACACAACCGCGCCGCCGAGATCGGCATTATCGGTGATGCGCGGCTGGTGCTCGAGCAGCTCATCGACGAGTCCGCCGGCAAATTCGATTCGAAGAATGAGAGTGAATGGGTCGCGCAGCTTGCCGTCAAGCATCGCTCGAATCTCGAGCGTTCAGCGCCTCTCCTCCATTCGAACGCGGTGCCGATTCATCCGCTGCGGCTCTGCAACGAGGTCAAGAACGTCATTTCGCGCGACACGATCCTCGTCGTCGATGGGCACGAGATCCTCAACTTCGCGCGCCAGTCGATTCCGATTTTCCAGGCGCGATGCAGCCTCAATGCGGGACCGCACGGATGCATGGGCGTCGGGATTCCGTTCGGCATCGGCGCGAAAGCCGCGCGGCCGAATCAGCCCGTCGTGGTGCTGAGCGGCGACGGCGCCTTTGGCTGGAACGGGATGGAAATGGACACCGCGATTCGGCATCAGCTTCCGATCGTCGTCGTGGTTTCCAACAACGGTGGCTTCACGTCACGCAAAACGGGCGGCACCGTCGGACGCGATCTCGGCTTCCAGCGTTATGACAAATTGGTCGAGGCGCTCGGCGGATATGGTGAGTTCGTAGAGCAGCCCGACGCGATTCGCCCGGCGATCGAGCGCGCCATAAAGAGCGGCAAGCCCGCGCTCGTCAATGTGTGTACGGATCCCGACGCGCAAGCCTCCACCGATATGGGGTTCGCGGGCTATTGA
- a CDS encoding aromatic ring-hydroxylating dioxygenase subunit alpha, whose product MPSHLKLEEMVQETRVHRKIYLEEEIFELEMERIFENHWIFVGHESEVAAPGDFKTVSFGTQPAIVTRDEHGDIHVVMNRCMHRGATVCQENRGNSPTLRCWYHGWTYNSRGELIGVPYAEGYGSSFDKRKFGLIKAARVDKYRGLVFASLSPDVEPLSDYLGNARRYIDLFMELSPEGEVETRSGTHKYGYDGNWKFQMENGVDGYHPNFVHQAFFEAQASRIGRKVMQLFTGNADYESKDLGNGHSILDMTPKRRDGSRPVSNLLRGATSQAASDAYVNSMIARYGEARTAEIFAASNVNLAIFPNLLIIGIQLRMTIPVHATRTDVHLLPTTLKGVPDEINVARLRAHESFYGSAGGGAPDDVEMFNRCSAGLRVKGAEWLELSRGIDREREEENGVIVGQITDETPQRAFYRRWRALMIRASQAPQRIAALRAAPKI is encoded by the coding sequence ATGCCGTCACATCTGAAGCTCGAGGAGATGGTGCAGGAGACGCGGGTTCATCGAAAGATCTACCTCGAAGAAGAGATCTTCGAACTCGAAATGGAGCGCATCTTCGAGAACCACTGGATCTTCGTCGGACACGAGAGCGAAGTCGCCGCGCCGGGCGATTTCAAGACCGTTAGCTTCGGCACCCAGCCTGCGATCGTGACGCGCGACGAGCACGGCGACATCCACGTCGTAATGAATCGATGCATGCATCGCGGTGCGACGGTGTGCCAGGAGAATCGCGGCAACTCGCCGACCTTGCGCTGCTGGTATCACGGATGGACTTACAACAGCCGCGGCGAGTTGATCGGCGTGCCGTATGCCGAGGGCTACGGCAGCAGCTTCGACAAGCGCAAATTCGGGCTCATCAAGGCGGCGCGCGTTGATAAGTATCGGGGGCTCGTTTTCGCCAGCCTCAGTCCCGACGTGGAGCCGCTCAGCGACTATCTCGGCAACGCGAGGCGCTACATCGATCTGTTCATGGAGCTCTCGCCCGAAGGCGAAGTCGAGACGCGCTCCGGCACTCACAAATACGGATACGATGGTAACTGGAAGTTTCAGATGGAAAACGGGGTCGATGGCTACCATCCGAACTTCGTGCACCAGGCATTCTTCGAAGCGCAGGCGAGCCGCATCGGCCGCAAGGTGATGCAGCTCTTCACCGGCAACGCCGATTACGAAAGCAAGGACCTTGGCAACGGGCATTCGATTCTCGACATGACGCCCAAGCGCCGCGACGGCAGCCGTCCCGTATCGAACCTGCTGCGTGGCGCGACCTCGCAGGCAGCCAGCGACGCATACGTCAACAGCATGATTGCGCGCTACGGCGAAGCGCGCACGGCGGAGATTTTCGCGGCGTCCAACGTCAACCTCGCGATCTTTCCGAACCTGCTGATCATCGGCATCCAGTTGCGAATGACGATTCCCGTGCACGCGACGCGCACCGACGTTCACCTCCTGCCGACGACGCTCAAGGGTGTGCCCGACGAGATCAATGTCGCGCGGCTGCGCGCGCATGAATCGTTCTATGGCTCCGCGGGCGGCGGCGCTCCCGACGATGTCGAGATGTTCAACCGATGCAGCGCGGGGCTCCGCGTCAAAGGCGCAGAATGGCTCGAGCTGTCGCGCGGAATCGATCGCGAGCGCGAGGAGGAGAACGGCGTAATCGTCGGCCAAATCACCGACGAGACTCCGCAGCGCGCCTTCTATCGGCGCTGGCGAGCCCTGATGATTCGCGCATCGCAGGCGCCGCAGCGAATCGCCGCGTTGCGCGCAGCTCCGAAGATCTAA
- a CDS encoding SMP-30/gluconolactonase/LRE family protein, which translates to MNKRITTTLASGFLFLEGPRWHGGELWMAEIGAGDVVAITADGQRRTIAKVPGTPSGIGFLPDGTPLVVSVRDRKLMRIKGNTLEVHADLSAVSPFLNDMVVDRQGRAYVGNFGFDVLKGEPAKPGSEVLVHPDGRVAVVAKDLNGPNGAVVTSDGRLVVAESFGGRLSSFPIKQDGSLGEATKIPLEGSPDGICLDAGAGIWVALFDKNRFDRVLDGKVVETVETPGRHAIACQLGGADGRTLFCLTYEGALEDIGKAPSAQVETTTVDAPAAGSP; encoded by the coding sequence ATGAACAAGCGCATCACGACGACTCTCGCGAGCGGCTTCCTGTTCCTGGAAGGGCCCCGCTGGCATGGCGGTGAACTCTGGATGGCCGAGATCGGCGCGGGCGATGTCGTCGCGATTACGGCCGACGGCCAGCGCCGGACGATCGCGAAAGTTCCCGGCACCCCGTCGGGCATCGGCTTTCTTCCCGACGGCACTCCGCTCGTCGTCTCCGTGCGCGATCGCAAGCTGATGCGAATCAAAGGCAACACGCTGGAAGTGCATGCGGATCTCAGCGCAGTATCGCCGTTCCTCAACGACATGGTTGTCGACCGGCAGGGCCGCGCCTATGTCGGCAATTTCGGTTTCGATGTTTTGAAGGGCGAGCCTGCCAAGCCCGGTTCCGAAGTGCTGGTGCATCCCGACGGCCGAGTCGCCGTGGTCGCCAAGGATCTCAACGGGCCCAATGGCGCGGTCGTCACTAGCGATGGCCGCCTCGTTGTTGCGGAAAGCTTCGGCGGCCGTCTCAGCAGCTTTCCGATCAAGCAGGATGGCAGTCTTGGTGAGGCGACGAAGATTCCGCTCGAAGGATCGCCCGACGGAATCTGTCTCGATGCCGGGGCCGGGATCTGGGTTGCGCTCTTCGACAAGAATCGCTTCGACCGTGTGCTGGACGGCAAAGTCGTCGAGACCGTCGAAACTCCCGGTCGTCATGCGATCGCCTGTCAGTTGGGAGGTGCTGACGGCCGGACGCTGTTCTGCCTGACTTACGAAGGCGCGCTCGAGGATATCGGCAAAGCGCCTTCGGCCCAGGTCGAGACCACTACCGTCGATGCGCCTGCGGCGGGCTCTCCGTAA
- a CDS encoding aromatic-ring-hydroxylating dioxygenase subunit beta → MDRDRIEQLIFHEALLADESRYEEWLAMWADECLYWVPSGAEEIDPRRSVSIIYDDRARLEARIVRLMSGVAHSQQPKSRMRRVISNIEIEDEAGDIVVRSNFMLAELRHGKQNIFAGRTIHKLREVGGLLRIASKTVRLVNSDEVIDNLTFLI, encoded by the coding sequence ATGGACCGTGATCGTATCGAGCAGCTCATCTTCCACGAAGCTTTGCTAGCCGATGAAAGCCGCTACGAGGAATGGCTCGCGATGTGGGCCGACGAATGCCTCTACTGGGTTCCGTCAGGCGCCGAGGAGATCGATCCCAGACGGTCGGTGTCGATCATCTATGACGATCGCGCGCGCCTCGAGGCGCGCATCGTGCGGCTGATGAGCGGGGTCGCGCATTCGCAGCAACCCAAGTCGCGGATGCGCCGAGTAATTTCGAATATCGAGATCGAGGACGAAGCCGGCGACATCGTCGTACGTTCGAACTTCATGCTGGCGGAGCTGCGGCACGGCAAGCAAAACATCTTCGCCGGCCGCACAATTCACAAATTGCGCGAGGTCGGCGGCCTGCTCAGGATCGCGTCGAAAACCGTGAGGCTGGTGAACAGCGACGAAGTGATCGACAACCTGACGTTCCTGATCTGA